The following nucleotide sequence is from Bacillota bacterium.
TGCCAAACTGTTTTACCGACCCTCCCATCTTAATCCTGGCGCCCCCCACCTCGAATTTTGGATTAAGGCGCACGGCGATTCTTGTTTTCTTATCCAATTGTCTTGATATGTAATTAATCTTATTAAGCTCGCTAAAAGATTCAACGGCTATTGATAGTATATCGCTTTCAATGGCATACCTAAGCTCTTCTTCTGTTTTTCCCGGCCCTACAAATATGATCTTTTCAGCTGGAATCCCCACATGCCTTGCAAGATAAAGCTCACCCTCCGATGATACCTCTACACCCGAAACATGATCTTTAATATATGTCAGCAGGCCAATACTGGGGTTTGCTTTTAAAGAGTAGAATATTTTTACTTCCCGGATTAAAGCTTTCTTTAATATTTTTATTTGTGAAATAATTTTCCCCAGATCATAAATATATAGTGGAGTTCCATAAGCATTAATTATTCGCATATAATTACTTATATCCATAATTTAATATTACCTCCATAAAGCTTGTATAGGCAAATGGTTTTACTTTAATAATAACAGACTATAATATCTCATTTGAAATCGCCATAATTATATTTTAAGTGCTAAGTGTTACGGAGCCTTTGAATAAATCGATAATATTTTGAATTATTCGCTTCTTCTGATGCAATAAACACCCCTTTTGAAGCCAACCATTCATTCGCAGCACCAGCACCAACATCATCAATATTATCCAGTTCCCATTCAAGTTCGTAATCAGTTATATCAAAATACTTGTCCTCATCCAGATTTATTACAGGTAACTTCTCTATTTGCTTGAATTTTATGCGATAAGTTTTTAACATGCCAATATAATTTATATATAAATTTTGGAATTCCCCAGGAAGTATATTTCTAATGCCATGGACTATAGAAACAATATTATTGCCTGAGCGCATAATAATATTAAAATCGTTTACTCCTATCTCCCAGTTATATTCTTTAGATACAACAATATTAGGATTAGATTTACGTGGATCTTTAATTTTTAATGTAAGCTCATATTTGTCAACATATTCCCTTATTCTTAATGTAATTTTATTATTTGAAAGCTTATAATCTTCTGTATCAAAATAATATTTGTTTGAGAAATTTCCTCTATTTTATAAGTAGTTGCTATTTTATACAGTCTATTATATTGGCTTTGCGATAATAAAATTTTAATCCGTAACTTTTCTAATTTAAGTAATATGTATATTAAGTTTTTTCAATAATATTTTTGTCTTTGCGTTTATTTCTGAGGTAACCCACTCCCCGTCAATTTTAAGTTTGTTGATGTACTTAAGATAGATTAGAATATCTTCAGCCGAATACCTCGACAGAAGCTCCTGTTGCTTTAACATGGTATATATTTTATATACCATCATCATCGATATATGATTGATAAACGCCCATGCTTCAAGAGCCTGTTCATTTTGCATATACGTGGAATCCTGTTGAAGAAGATTTTTCAATACATCAAATGATTGTTCTATTGCGGCTCTGCTTTTGTATATCTCATAAATTTCTTTTGCGGATTTGCTCAAATTTGTTTTTATAATTATGGTCCCGAAAGTAT
It contains:
- a CDS encoding CYTH domain-containing protein, producing the protein MTLRIREYVDKYELTLKIKDPRKSNPNIVVSKEYNWEIGVNDFNIIMRSGNNIVSIVHGIRNILPGEFQNLYINYIGMLKTYRIKFKQIEKLPVINLDEDKYFDITDYELEWELDNIDDVGAGAANEWLASKGVFIASEEANNSKYYRFIQRLRNT